A genomic window from Mesorhizobium sp. 131-2-1 includes:
- a CDS encoding Fic family protein codes for MFAFGFVYIHPFEDGNGRIHRYLIHHVLAMHSFNRREWCFPSRPRSWTRSTSTGACWRAIRSAFCHWSNGNRRRNSTSGC; via the coding sequence ATCTTCGCCTTCGGCTTTGTCTACATCCATCCGTTCGAGGACGGAAACGGCCGCATTCACCGCTACCTGATCCACCACGTCCTTGCCATGCACAGCTTCAATCGCCGGGAGTGGTGTTTCCCGTCTCGGCCGCGATCCTGGACCAGATCGACGAGTACAGGCGCGTGCTGGAGAGCAATTCGAAGCGCCTTCTGCCATTGGTCGAATGGGAACCGACGCCGCAATTCAACGTCCGGGTGCTGA